In Scatophagus argus isolate fScaArg1 chromosome 7, fScaArg1.pri, whole genome shotgun sequence, a genomic segment contains:
- the ndufa9a gene encoding NADH dehydrogenase [ubiquinone] 1 alpha subcomplex subunit 9, mitochondrial encodes MSLTRGKRSCLTHTVFRSSKMATVALVSRPASVLPKISSSCSPAVLSAASVTTVQQRKLHHAVIPKGKGGRSSSSGIAATVFGATGFLGRYVANRLGRIGSQVVIPHRCDQYDVMYLRPMGDLGQIIFMEWDARNKDSIKRALEHSNVVINLVGREWETRNYRFEDVFVTIPQQIAKAAREAGITKFVHMSHLNADIRSPSKYLRNKAVGEAAVRDEFPDAIIMKPSEMFGREDRFFNHYANIRWFGNAIPLISMGKNTVKQPVYVVDVAKAIINAIRDPDANGKTYALVGPNRYLLYDLVEYIYAVAHRPFLPYPLPRPLYHLVAQFFSMNPFEPWTTPDKVDRFHTTDMKYPGLPGLEDLGITPSTVEQKAIEILRRHRRVRYLEADLDETKPAKTVNY; translated from the exons GTAGCTGCTCCCCTGCTGTACTGTCAGCTGCCTCTGTCACCACAGTCCAGCAGAGAAAGCTGCACCATGCTGTCATCCCCAAAGGGAAAGGAGGACGCTCCTCCTCCAGTGGAATAGCAGCGACAGTGTTCGGCGCCACGGGTTTTCTCGGTCGATATGTGGCCAACAGACTGG GTCGGATTGGCTCTCAGGTTGTCATCCCACACCGCTGTGATCAGTATGATGTCATGTACCTCAGGCCCATGGGTGATCTTggacaaatcattttcatg GAGTGGGATGCCAGGAACAAAGACTCCATCAAACGGGCTTTGGAGCACTCAAATGTTGTCATCAACCTGGTGGGCAGAGAGTGGGAGACAAG GAACTATCGCTTTGAGGATGTCTTTGTGACCATCCCGCAGCAGATTGCAAAGGCAGCCAGAGAGGCGGGCATCACAAAGTTTGTCCACATGTCTCACCTCAATGCTGACATACGCAGCCCATCCAAATACCTGAGAAACAAG GCTGTAGGAGAGGCAGCAGTGAGAGATGAGTTTCCTGATGCCATCATCATGAAGCCCTCTGAGATGTTTGGCCGGGAGGACAGATTCTTCAACCATTATGCAA ACATTCGCTGGTTTGGCAATGCTATTCCACTCATATCCATGGGGAAGAACACTGTGAAGCAGCCTGTTTAT GTGGTGGATGTGGCCAAGGCCATTATCAATGCCATCAGAGATCCTGATGCTAATGGGAAGACATACGCATTAGTTGG CCCCAACCGTTACCTCCTTTATGACCTGGTAGAGTACATCTACGCTGTAGCACACAGACCTTTTCTGCCCTACCCTCTGCCCCGCCCACTCTATCA ccttGTTGCTCAGTTTTTCAGTATGAACCCATTTGAGCCCTGGACAACCCCAGACAAAGTCGACCGG tttCACACAACTGACATGAAGTACCCAGGACTTCCTGGTCTGGAGGATCTTGGTATCACTCCTTCCACTGTAGAACAAAAGGCCATCGAGATTCTGCGCCGTCACCGCCGGGTGCGTTACCTGGAGGCTGACCTGGATGAGACGAAGCCAGCCAAGACTGTCAACTATTAA